In Pedobacter sp. W3I1, one DNA window encodes the following:
- a CDS encoding sialate O-acetylesterase encodes MYEKTKIPIGLIHTSWGGTIAEAWTSAESLKKMADFSAAVDQIQKSAKNPSAISYEERVNKWVKITTDKDSGNQDGQMKWALTESSNWKNMTLPTLWEDAALQNFDGVVWFTKKVTIPENWKTNGAKLNLGTIDDNDITFINGVKVGETAGYNIGRTYTIPANLLKVGENIITVRVFDSGGGGGLYGDAKDLNLTNGSAEKISLAGVWKYKIGLDFKNIEPKPFEENGPNRPTVLYNAMIHPYQQFSIKGAIWYQGESNADRAYQYRELFPTMIKDWRQKWAQGDFPFYFVQLANFMQVDHAPVESAWAELREAQQKTLALPNTGMATIIDIGDAKDIHPKNKQEVGRRLALIALAKTYGQKINYSGPVYQSNKIEGKQIRLTFGNSENGLKAADGAALTGFAIAGADKKFYWAKASIQGNQIIVSSDQVVNPVAVRYAWGNNPVCNLVSNDGLPASPFRTDNWQGLTFRKK; translated from the coding sequence GTGTATGAAAAAACGAAAATTCCAATTGGTCTGATCCATACCTCCTGGGGAGGAACAATTGCCGAAGCCTGGACGAGTGCCGAGTCGTTAAAAAAGATGGCAGATTTCTCTGCTGCAGTTGATCAGATTCAGAAATCAGCTAAAAATCCATCGGCAATTTCTTACGAAGAAAGAGTAAACAAATGGGTTAAAATTACTACTGATAAAGATTCAGGTAATCAAGACGGGCAGATGAAATGGGCATTAACAGAAAGTTCGAATTGGAAAAACATGACTTTACCAACCTTGTGGGAAGATGCAGCACTTCAAAACTTCGATGGGGTAGTTTGGTTTACAAAAAAGGTTACAATCCCAGAAAACTGGAAAACAAATGGAGCAAAGCTTAATTTGGGTACTATTGATGATAACGACATTACTTTTATAAATGGTGTAAAAGTTGGCGAAACGGCAGGCTATAATATTGGAAGAACATATACAATACCTGCTAACTTGCTTAAGGTGGGTGAAAATATCATCACTGTGAGGGTTTTTGATAGTGGGGGCGGTGGCGGATTATATGGTGACGCTAAAGATTTAAATTTGACAAACGGCTCTGCCGAGAAAATTTCGTTAGCTGGCGTGTGGAAATATAAAATAGGGTTAGATTTTAAAAATATAGAACCAAAGCCTTTTGAAGAAAATGGCCCTAATCGCCCAACAGTTTTATACAATGCCATGATCCACCCTTACCAACAATTTTCCATTAAAGGAGCTATTTGGTACCAGGGGGAAAGTAATGCCGATAGAGCTTACCAATACCGCGAGTTATTTCCAACAATGATCAAAGATTGGCGCCAGAAATGGGCGCAAGGCGATTTTCCATTTTATTTTGTTCAATTGGCCAATTTTATGCAGGTTGATCATGCGCCGGTAGAATCTGCCTGGGCAGAGCTTAGAGAGGCACAGCAAAAAACACTTGCTTTGCCAAATACGGGCATGGCAACAATTATTGATATTGGCGATGCAAAAGATATCCACCCCAAAAATAAACAAGAGGTAGGCAGAAGATTGGCATTAATTGCCCTGGCTAAAACATATGGTCAAAAAATAAACTATTCTGGTCCTGTTTATCAATCAAATAAAATTGAGGGAAAACAGATCCGTTTAACCTTCGGTAATAGCGAAAATGGATTAAAAGCCGCAGATGGTGCAGCACTAACAGGTTTTGCCATTGCCGGTGCAGATAAGAAATTTTATTGGGCCAAGGCAAGTATCCAGGGGAATCAGATTATAGTCAGTAGCGATCAGGTGGTAAACCCTGTTGCCGTTCGTTATGCATGGGGAAATAATCCTGTGTGTAACCTTGTTAGTAACGATGGCTTGCCAGCATCGCCATTTAGAACAGATAACTGGCAAGGCCTTACCTTTAGAAAGAAATAA
- a CDS encoding RNA-binding protein, which translates to MVKIFIGGLPDNIQEMDLAILVSLHGRVETIKIVRDRATGKCKGYAFLEIYSLPDAKNIVSTLNGETFKGNVITVKISEEESGVQAAKPKANQAFKSKRPRLQR; encoded by the coding sequence ATGGTTAAGATTTTCATAGGTGGCCTTCCTGACAATATCCAAGAGATGGATTTGGCAATATTGGTTAGCCTTCATGGTAGGGTAGAAACAATTAAAATTGTTCGCGACAGGGCTACGGGCAAATGTAAAGGCTATGCTTTTCTGGAAATTTATAGTCTTCCCGATGCCAAAAACATCGTATCAACCTTAAATGGCGAAACATTTAAAGGTAATGTAATTACTGTTAAAATATCTGAAGAGGAAAGTGGCGTTCAGGCAGCGAAGCCAAAAGCCAACCAAGCTTTTAAAAGCAAAAGACCCAGGTTACAGCGTTAG
- a CDS encoding Na+/H+ antiporter: MENYAIVIFILAVMIGLSAIADRIKIPYPILLIIAGIAVGFVPSLPSIDINPEIIFLIFLPPLLYDAAFNISFKEFKTNINTIFTLAITLVFITAIGIAVVAHYMIPGMSWPVSFVLGAILSATDAVAAMSITKGLGLSHKTNTILEGESLVNDASALVAYRFAVAAVTGTAFVFWKASLEFVFLMAGGFLIGMVMSKILAFIIKRIHNNRLATISFMLLMPFVTYLIAEEVHVSGVIAVVILGLGISRFSSKIFPEQLKNQSKNIWDIIIFLLNGLIFILIGLQLPYVYKNINSGDILPYIGYSLTITIVALLLRMARVFLQKFNLQKAFQKGKHRITADALLDFKNSLIISWSGMRGIVSLAIAIGLPATLSDGSAFPQRNAIIFISVVVVLFTLIGQGLTLPWLVKKLATENEE, encoded by the coding sequence ATGGAAAATTATGCCATTGTAATATTTATTTTAGCGGTGATGATTGGCCTTTCTGCTATCGCCGATCGAATTAAAATTCCCTATCCTATTTTATTGATTATTGCTGGAATTGCAGTGGGTTTTGTACCTTCTTTGCCATCAATTGATATTAATCCTGAAATTATATTTTTGATATTCTTACCGCCATTGCTTTATGATGCCGCTTTTAATATCTCATTTAAGGAATTTAAAACCAATATCAACACCATATTTACCCTTGCCATTACGCTGGTTTTTATTACCGCTATTGGCATTGCTGTAGTTGCCCACTATATGATTCCCGGGATGAGTTGGCCGGTATCTTTTGTATTGGGGGCAATTCTTTCCGCTACTGATGCGGTTGCTGCCATGAGTATTACCAAGGGGCTGGGTTTATCTCACAAAACCAATACCATTTTGGAGGGCGAAAGTTTAGTTAACGATGCTTCTGCACTGGTAGCCTATCGTTTTGCAGTTGCCGCAGTAACCGGAACAGCCTTTGTATTTTGGAAAGCATCTCTTGAATTTGTCTTTTTAATGGCTGGTGGATTCTTAATCGGCATGGTAATGTCGAAAATTTTAGCGTTTATTATTAAGAGGATCCATAACAATCGCCTGGCAACCATTAGTTTTATGTTATTAATGCCTTTTGTTACCTATTTAATTGCTGAAGAAGTACATGTTTCGGGTGTTATTGCAGTTGTTATTTTAGGATTGGGGATATCCAGGTTTAGCAGCAAGATATTTCCTGAGCAGCTTAAAAATCAATCGAAAAACATTTGGGACATTATTATCTTTTTATTGAATGGGCTAATTTTCATATTAATTGGCTTACAGCTCCCTTATGTATACAAAAATATTAACAGTGGCGACATTCTACCCTACATTGGTTATTCACTGACGATTACCATTGTAGCTTTGTTATTGCGAATGGCACGTGTTTTCCTGCAAAAATTTAATCTTCAAAAAGCTTTTCAAAAAGGGAAACACCGCATTACAGCCGACGCATTGCTTGATTTCAAGAACAGTTTGATTATCAGTTGGTCGGGCATGAGAGGCATTGTTTCGCTGGCCATCGCCATTGGGTTACCAGCAACCTTATCGGATGGAAGTGCGTTCCCGCAACGAAATGCCATTATATTTATTTCTGTTGTGGTGGTACTGTTTACCTTAATCGGGCAAGGACTTACCTTGCCGTGGTTGGTGAAGAAATTGGCTACTGAAAATGAAGAGTAA
- a CDS encoding sodium/sugar symporter has product MKNNLLDTKDYIVFAIYFVIVAAYGLYIYNKKKSESTGSKDYFLAEGSLTWWAIGASLIASNISAEQFIGMSGSGFKMGLAIATYEWMGALTLVVVAVFFIPVYLKNKIATMPQFLHQRYNGTVAMIMAVFWLLLYVVVNLTSILYLGALAVSSISGFDLSFCMYAIAGFAIIITLGGMKVIGYTDVIQVFFLILGGLATTYLALNLVSTHYGTSGIFEGYSLMTSKASEHFHMILKPDNENYIDLPGLSVLVGGMWIVNLNYWGCNQYITQRALGANLETARGGILFAAFLKLLMPIIVVLPGIAAYVLYKDGAFQAEMLQNGSVNPDRAYPVLLNLLPAGLKGLSFAALTAAVVASLAGKANSIATIFTLDIYKKVLKTDATEKNLVTTGKISIIVAMILGVLIAPHLGIDKKGGFQYIQEYTGFVSPGIFAMFILGFFWKRTTSSAALFATIAGFGLSILLKFLPNLTDLSWLSGMGFSVKNAAGVYEIPFLDRMGFVFIFCILGMVIISLASNKAKAEAKGLAIDAKMFKTSTGFAVGALIIIGLLVALYSVYW; this is encoded by the coding sequence ATGAAAAACAACTTATTAGACACGAAGGATTACATTGTATTTGCAATTTACTTCGTTATTGTGGCCGCTTATGGCCTCTACATTTACAACAAGAAAAAGTCGGAATCTACGGGTTCTAAAGATTATTTTCTTGCTGAAGGCTCTTTAACCTGGTGGGCAATTGGCGCATCGTTAATTGCATCGAATATTTCTGCAGAACAGTTTATCGGTATGAGCGGATCAGGTTTTAAAATGGGATTGGCCATTGCAACCTACGAATGGATGGGCGCATTAACCTTAGTGGTTGTTGCGGTATTTTTCATCCCGGTTTACCTGAAAAACAAAATTGCCACTATGCCGCAGTTTTTGCATCAGCGTTATAACGGAACGGTAGCCATGATTATGGCTGTTTTCTGGTTATTACTTTATGTTGTGGTTAACTTAACCTCAATCCTTTACTTAGGTGCTTTAGCGGTAAGCAGTATTTCTGGTTTCGATTTAAGTTTCTGTATGTACGCCATAGCAGGTTTTGCCATTATTATTACGCTTGGCGGAATGAAAGTTATTGGATATACCGACGTTATCCAGGTATTTTTCTTAATTCTGGGCGGTTTGGCTACTACTTATCTAGCTTTAAACTTAGTTTCTACCCACTATGGAACCTCAGGTATTTTTGAAGGATATAGCTTAATGACTTCAAAAGCTTCTGAACATTTCCATATGATTTTAAAGCCAGATAACGAAAATTATATCGACTTACCTGGCTTGAGTGTGCTTGTAGGTGGTATGTGGATTGTGAACTTAAACTATTGGGGATGTAATCAATACATTACGCAACGTGCTTTAGGCGCTAACCTGGAAACTGCCCGCGGAGGTATACTTTTCGCGGCATTCTTAAAATTATTAATGCCAATTATTGTCGTGTTACCAGGTATTGCAGCTTATGTTTTGTATAAAGATGGCGCCTTCCAGGCAGAAATGCTACAGAATGGATCTGTAAATCCAGATCGTGCATATCCGGTATTGCTAAACTTACTTCCTGCCGGATTAAAAGGGCTTTCGTTTGCAGCATTAACTGCCGCAGTTGTAGCTTCTCTGGCTGGTAAAGCAAATAGTATTGCAACTATTTTTACTTTAGATATTTACAAGAAAGTATTAAAAACCGATGCTACGGAGAAAAATTTAGTAACAACTGGTAAGATTTCTATTATTGTAGCCATGATTCTTGGCGTATTGATAGCGCCTCATTTAGGAATCGATAAAAAAGGTGGTTTCCAGTATATCCAGGAGTATACCGGTTTTGTTTCTCCAGGTATTTTCGCCATGTTTATTCTAGGCTTCTTTTGGAAAAGAACCACTTCAAGTGCGGCACTATTTGCTACCATTGCTGGTTTCGGTTTATCGATTTTACTTAAATTTTTACCCAACCTTACCGATCTTTCATGGTTATCGGGAATGGGCTTCTCGGTTAAAAACGCAGCTGGAGTTTATGAAATTCCATTTTTAGATCGTATGGGCTTTGTATTTATATTCTGTATCCTTGGTATGGTGATCATCAGTTTAGCGAGTAACAAAGCTAAAGCAGAAGCTAAAGGATTGGCAATCGATGCTAAAATGTTCAAAACCTCTACCGGCTTTGCAGTAGGCGCTTTAATCATCATCGGATTATTGGTTGCACTTTACAGTGTATATTGGTAA